One genomic region from Chthonomonas calidirosea T49 encodes:
- a CDS encoding phytanoyl-CoA dioxygenase family protein codes for MVLTEAEVRSFWENGFLVYGKVLSDEELRELNAALDRVLRGESAAKPESNRNLLGDSSEEVVTQVVNIWLAEPAFRRHLYHPIIVPIIAQLMNTDTVRVWHDQIQIKPPRIGGPTIWHQDHPYWPIIQPPDLISAWVALEDATAENGCMRMVKRSYKWGPYPGGTIGNDPVTHSPTPKPGFVPEGETIEEVVCEVPAGHVVFHHCLTWHGAPPNRSERNRPAIAVHYMPGYTRFVPTGHHLVEEHIQVAPGEVLKGDYFPTVYENGRLLQPADLSPVG; via the coding sequence ATGGTATTGACGGAAGCAGAGGTGCGCTCCTTCTGGGAGAACGGGTTTCTTGTGTACGGAAAAGTTCTGAGCGATGAAGAGCTGAGAGAGTTAAACGCCGCTTTGGATCGCGTTCTGCGGGGCGAGAGCGCTGCAAAACCCGAGTCCAATCGCAACCTTTTGGGCGACTCTTCCGAAGAGGTCGTTACGCAGGTTGTCAACATTTGGTTGGCTGAGCCGGCTTTCCGGCGCCATCTTTACCATCCGATCATCGTGCCCATTATTGCCCAGCTGATGAATACGGATACGGTACGTGTCTGGCACGATCAGATACAGATTAAGCCGCCTCGTATTGGCGGCCCAACCATTTGGCATCAGGATCACCCCTACTGGCCGATCATTCAGCCACCCGATCTCATCAGCGCCTGGGTTGCATTAGAAGATGCCACTGCCGAAAACGGTTGCATGCGCATGGTCAAACGAAGCTATAAGTGGGGGCCTTACCCTGGCGGCACCATCGGCAACGACCCCGTGACGCATTCACCTACTCCCAAACCGGGGTTTGTGCCGGAAGGTGAGACCATTGAGGAGGTGGTTTGCGAGGTGCCGGCGGGGCATGTGGTCTTTCATCACTGCCTCACATGGCACGGCGCACCGCCAAACCGTTCCGAAAGAAATCGCCCAGCCATCGCCGTGCACTATATGCCGGGCTACACGCGGTTTGTGCCGACGGGGCATCATCTTGTGGAGGAGCACATACAGGTAGCTCCTGGCGAGGTGCTTAAGGGCGACTATTTCCCAACGGTCTACGAAAACGGTAGGCTCCTTCAACCAGCCGATCTATCGCCTGTAGGCTAG
- a CDS encoding N-acyl-D-amino-acid deacylase family protein, with protein sequence MFDLVLRNGTIVDGTGAPSVKADIGIVDDRIEAVEELPAGVDAVRTLECSGLIVAPGFIDIHTHADIALLNSPEHLAKVMQGVTTEVFSNCGLGFAPVTDDGMRIQRHYIAGLFGDSEARKDKDTPRVDWSWRRVSDLLARYESAGIGTNVVYLIPHGAVRVSVMGMQERPATSEEIAAMERMVMEGMAEGAWGLSTGLWYAPMRSASREENVRLCKAAGFFATHQRDYGEGLFDATLESIQIAREAQVPVQIAHLQMNGAQNRGRASELLEILERARADGIDVTCDTYPYTAGSTFVQSLLPEQFVEGGPEALLRRLGRAEERKAIAEALNDGRDWSLYVLSGATSSANAGLEGLSFPEAAARRGLTVGEWICALLEEEQLRACFIHHAAHEENVRTILQWEHQMVGSDGLHLPGKCHPRLFGTFPRVLGRYVREERTLSLEQAIRKMSGAPAARLGLRRRGLLKVGYAADIVVFHPQQVQDRATFESPREYPEGIVHVLCNGVFVVEEGRPTKALPGRVLRR encoded by the coding sequence ATGTTCGATCTTGTTCTACGAAATGGAACCATTGTGGACGGCACGGGCGCTCCGAGCGTGAAGGCAGATATAGGCATCGTTGACGATCGAATTGAGGCGGTGGAAGAGCTTCCGGCCGGCGTGGATGCCGTCAGAACCCTGGAGTGCAGCGGGTTGATCGTGGCCCCGGGGTTTATTGACATCCATACGCATGCGGACATCGCTCTGCTAAATAGTCCAGAACACCTTGCAAAAGTCATGCAGGGGGTTACGACGGAGGTTTTTTCTAATTGTGGGCTTGGTTTTGCTCCTGTTACCGACGACGGCATGCGGATCCAACGGCATTACATTGCGGGGCTGTTTGGCGATTCGGAGGCACGAAAGGATAAAGATACGCCTCGAGTCGATTGGAGTTGGCGTCGTGTTAGCGATCTGCTCGCGCGCTATGAGAGCGCTGGCATCGGTACCAATGTAGTCTATCTCATTCCTCACGGAGCCGTTCGTGTTTCTGTGATGGGCATGCAGGAGCGTCCTGCGACCTCAGAGGAGATCGCAGCGATGGAAAGAATGGTTATGGAGGGGATGGCGGAGGGAGCATGGGGGCTATCAACTGGGCTTTGGTACGCCCCAATGCGTTCGGCCTCTCGCGAAGAGAATGTACGGCTTTGTAAAGCGGCCGGCTTTTTCGCAACGCATCAGCGCGACTATGGAGAGGGGCTTTTTGATGCGACCCTGGAGAGCATACAGATCGCACGGGAGGCTCAAGTTCCCGTCCAGATCGCTCATCTGCAGATGAATGGGGCGCAGAATCGGGGACGTGCCTCGGAGCTGTTAGAGATTTTAGAGCGGGCACGAGCCGATGGAATAGACGTAACATGCGATACCTACCCCTATACCGCCGGTTCCACGTTTGTTCAATCGCTGTTGCCGGAGCAGTTTGTGGAAGGAGGGCCAGAGGCTTTGTTGCGGCGACTCGGGCGCGCCGAAGAGCGCAAAGCGATTGCAGAGGCTCTAAACGATGGGCGTGACTGGTCGCTCTATGTGCTATCGGGTGCAACCTCTTCAGCGAATGCTGGGTTGGAAGGTCTCTCCTTCCCGGAAGCAGCTGCCAGGCGTGGGCTAACGGTTGGCGAATGGATATGTGCTCTACTAGAAGAGGAGCAGTTACGCGCCTGTTTCATTCATCATGCGGCGCATGAGGAGAACGTACGCACCATTTTACAGTGGGAGCACCAGATGGTGGGCAGCGATGGACTGCATTTGCCTGGGAAGTGCCATCCACGTCTGTTTGGAACGTTTCCGCGTGTGCTAGGCCGCTATGTGCGAGAGGAGAGAACGCTCTCTTTAGAACAGGCTATCCGCAAAATGAGTGGCGCGCCAGCGGCACGTTTGGGTTTACGGCGACGTGGCTTGTTGAAAGTTGGCTATGCAGCCGATATCGTTGTTTTCCATCCCCAGCAGGTTCAGGATCGGGCTACTTTCGAGAGCCCTAGAGAGTATCCAGAGGGCATTGTGCATGTGCTCTGTAACGGGGTCTTTGTCGTGGAAGAGGGCAGGCCCACGAAAGCCCTGCCGGGGCGGGTTCTTAGGCGATAA
- a CDS encoding ROK family protein, with the protein MSRIQPRKEAPYVVGVDLGGTNVRAAVIDRNEKLLGRAENSSEAKGGVARTVAAIATAVRNAVKAANVSIDEIGAIGVAVPGHIDVPAGMVRWAPNFGDYVDGTYVPYKDVPLRELVEKELGIAMVMDNDANVAALGEFRYGAGRGTRHLVMFTLGTGIGGGIIVDGQVLRGATGGAAEVGHIIIADGKGSSPNGPHGRLEVLAGRDGIVERAALKMESGRDTLLWRHITGPEALQQFLTPKLIDQAAEEGDALAREVLEEIGHFVGLGIASMVNVFNPEVVVLGGKISNSRTLFDAAVRTARASAIGSILAAARIVRAELGDDAGIMGASELAWREMA; encoded by the coding sequence GTGTCGCGTATACAGCCCCGCAAAGAGGCGCCTTATGTGGTAGGAGTAGACTTGGGAGGAACAAACGTTCGTGCGGCTGTGATAGATCGCAATGAAAAGCTTTTGGGTCGAGCGGAGAATTCGTCGGAGGCAAAAGGAGGGGTAGCGCGAACGGTGGCGGCCATCGCTACCGCCGTTCGTAATGCAGTGAAAGCGGCAAATGTCTCGATAGATGAGATCGGCGCGATAGGGGTGGCCGTGCCGGGGCACATTGATGTACCTGCCGGCATGGTGCGATGGGCGCCCAACTTTGGAGATTATGTAGATGGCACCTATGTGCCCTACAAGGATGTGCCTTTGCGTGAGTTGGTAGAAAAAGAGCTAGGCATCGCCATGGTGATGGATAACGACGCTAATGTGGCGGCCTTAGGCGAGTTTCGATACGGCGCCGGCCGTGGAACCCGCCACCTCGTGATGTTTACCTTGGGAACGGGCATCGGTGGGGGAATCATTGTGGACGGTCAAGTGCTGCGCGGAGCAACCGGTGGTGCTGCAGAAGTGGGGCATATCATCATTGCGGACGGCAAAGGCTCCAGCCCCAACGGCCCGCACGGACGCCTGGAGGTTTTGGCGGGTCGTGATGGCATTGTGGAGCGCGCGGCCTTGAAAATGGAATCGGGGCGCGATACGCTGTTATGGAGGCATATCACCGGGCCGGAAGCCCTGCAGCAGTTTCTCACGCCAAAACTCATTGATCAGGCTGCGGAAGAGGGCGATGCATTGGCGAGAGAGGTACTAGAGGAGATCGGACATTTCGTGGGGCTTGGCATTGCCAGCATGGTTAACGTGTTTAATCCGGAGGTCGTTGTTCTTGGCGGCAAAATCTCCAATTCGCGCACGCTCTTCGACGCCGCCGTCCGCACAGCACGTGCCTCTGCCATAGGGTCTATTCTGGCGGCTGCCCGCATTGTGCGCGCTGAACTTGGGGATGACGCCGGCATTATGGGAGCCTCTGAACTTGCCTGGCGCGAGATGGCTTAA
- a CDS encoding type II toxin-antitoxin system RatA family toxin encodes MPRIEQKIEIEAPVERVYAIARHVEAFPEFMADLQSLKVLERSEDGRRTVTEWVGMIQAVKMKVRWTQEDRWDDTNYRDDFRMIQGDLDRMEGYWQFTPIAENRTLFESVVDYDINIPMIGPMVKGLVKKLMTENLQATLEAIKRRAESELSS; translated from the coding sequence ATGCCACGAATAGAGCAGAAGATTGAAATAGAGGCGCCCGTGGAGCGTGTCTATGCTATTGCACGCCATGTGGAGGCCTTTCCAGAGTTTATGGCCGACCTGCAGTCGCTGAAAGTGTTGGAGCGTAGTGAGGATGGGCGACGCACCGTGACGGAATGGGTGGGAATGATCCAGGCCGTGAAGATGAAGGTGCGTTGGACGCAGGAAGATCGCTGGGACGATACCAACTATCGGGATGATTTTCGCATGATACAGGGCGATCTTGACCGCATGGAAGGATATTGGCAGTTTACCCCTATAGCCGAGAATCGCACGCTTTTTGAGAGCGTTGTGGACTACGATATCAACATTCCCATGATAGGGCCTATGGTAAAAGGGCTGGTGAAGAAGCTCATGACAGAAAACCTGCAGGCTACCTTAGAGGCCATTAAGCGGCGTGCGGAGAGTGAGCTGAGCTCATGA
- the sucD gene encoding succinate--CoA ligase subunit alpha — MSILIDENTRVLVQGITGRDGSFHAEQMIAYGTQVVGGVTPGKGGQTVLGGVPVFNTVQEAVQATGANTSVIFVPARLNAADAIIEAAKAGIRLIVCISENIPTQDMIRVHAILRRIEGVRLIGPNCPGLITPGKCKVGIIPPTSFVPGSIGLVSRSGTLTYEIADSLTRAGLGQSTGVGIGGDAMIGSTFSDILPLFEADPQTEAVVLVGEIGGSDEERAAEYIKQHMKKPVVAFIGGRTAPPGKRMGHAGAIISGNTGTPQAKVEALLAAGVPVAETIQEIPELVKKRLRR; from the coding sequence ATGAGCATTCTCATTGACGAGAACACACGGGTTCTCGTTCAGGGTATTACTGGGCGCGATGGATCTTTTCATGCAGAACAGATGATAGCCTATGGCACGCAGGTTGTTGGGGGTGTAACCCCTGGAAAGGGAGGCCAAACCGTTTTAGGGGGCGTGCCCGTTTTCAATACGGTGCAAGAGGCGGTGCAGGCGACGGGCGCCAACACCTCGGTCATCTTTGTGCCCGCACGACTGAATGCGGCCGATGCCATTATAGAGGCGGCCAAAGCGGGAATTCGGCTGATCGTATGCATTTCTGAGAACATCCCCACCCAAGATATGATCCGCGTTCATGCTATTCTGCGACGTATAGAGGGCGTACGCCTCATCGGCCCTAACTGTCCAGGGCTTATCACCCCGGGAAAGTGTAAAGTTGGCATTATCCCTCCTACGTCGTTTGTGCCTGGAAGCATTGGGTTGGTTTCACGCAGTGGCACTTTGACCTATGAGATAGCAGATAGCCTTACACGTGCAGGATTAGGCCAGTCTACGGGAGTTGGCATTGGTGGCGATGCCATGATCGGCTCTACCTTTAGCGATATTTTGCCGTTGTTTGAAGCCGATCCGCAAACAGAGGCCGTGGTGTTGGTGGGAGAGATTGGCGGCAGTGATGAAGAGCGCGCGGCCGAGTACATCAAGCAGCACATGAAAAAACCGGTGGTGGCCTTCATCGGGGGGCGCACCGCTCCTCCCGGAAAACGCATGGGCCATGCTGGGGCGATCATCAGCGGTAACACCGGAACGCCTCAGGCCAAGGTAGAGGCTCTTTTAGCGGCAGGAGTGCCGGTTGCCGAGACGATACAAGAGATTCCCGAACTTGTAAAGAAACGACTCAGACGCTAG
- a CDS encoding glycosyltransferase family 4 protein, whose amino-acid sequence MRRNTALHKIAFVADYIPRKCGIATFTADLQHAVAGQYPSVECFVCAVSEPDRSYDYPPEVRFEIEEEEPDSYRRAADFLNFSNADVVCLQHEYGIFGGRAGGYVLRLLRDLRIPVVTTLHTILREPDPDQHRVLRDIVALSARVVTMTEKGRCFLRDIYGVPDDKIDLIPHGIPDMPFVDPNFYKDQFGVEGKHVLLTFGLLSPNKGIEYVLRALPQIVEVFPETVYIVLGATHPNLVREQGETYRLSLERLARDLGIEKHVIFYNRFVDIDELKEFLGAADIYITPYLNPAQITSGTLSYAFGCGKAVISTPYWHAEELLAEGRGVLVPFADSEAIAREVIGLLQDPTRRHAMRKRAYMLGREMVWSHVAHMYVESFEKARRSRWDSSHRPLVIKTLEQKPRELPTLRLDHLRRLTDSTGLLQHATYALPNYAEGYCSDDNARALLLTINLEGIGHEIREAQRLGVIYAAFLNNAFDRKTGRFRNFMGYDRQWLEETGSDDCQGRVIWALGACVGRSRDNGLRMWAAGLLERALTTILDTTSPRGWAFALVGIHEYFRQLSGDRLVNQVRETLTQRLIALYDNTASEDWPWFEPVVSYDNAKLPHALILSGRWGDNPRAFDIGLRTLRWLAELQTAEAGHFRPIGSNGFYPRGGECARFDQQPIEAYSMLSACLEAYRSTNDEYWLQKARAALDWFLGRNDLGMELVDYRTGGCRDGLHVDRVNQNQGAESTLAFLLSLTEMKLQENLLGDLLPMDKDLPEWQPSGPSGR is encoded by the coding sequence ATGAGGAGAAATACCGCGCTTCACAAAATAGCTTTTGTGGCGGATTATATTCCGCGCAAGTGTGGTATCGCCACTTTTACGGCCGATTTGCAACACGCCGTGGCCGGACAGTATCCGTCGGTAGAGTGTTTTGTTTGTGCGGTTAGCGAGCCGGATCGCTCTTATGACTACCCGCCAGAGGTGCGCTTTGAGATCGAAGAGGAGGAGCCGGACTCCTATCGTCGCGCCGCCGACTTTCTTAACTTCAGCAATGCGGACGTGGTCTGTTTGCAGCATGAGTATGGAATCTTCGGTGGACGAGCGGGGGGTTATGTGTTGCGCTTGCTGCGAGACTTGCGCATTCCCGTAGTCACCACACTGCACACGATTCTGCGTGAACCCGACCCCGATCAGCATCGCGTGTTACGGGATATCGTGGCGCTTTCGGCTCGAGTGGTAACGATGACGGAGAAAGGGCGTTGCTTTCTCCGCGACATCTATGGCGTTCCCGATGATAAGATCGATCTGATACCGCACGGCATTCCCGATATGCCTTTTGTAGATCCCAATTTCTATAAAGATCAGTTTGGCGTAGAGGGGAAGCATGTGCTTTTGACCTTTGGCCTGCTCTCGCCTAATAAGGGCATCGAGTATGTGTTGCGCGCCCTTCCGCAGATTGTGGAGGTGTTTCCGGAGACGGTCTATATTGTGCTAGGCGCCACGCATCCGAACTTAGTTCGGGAACAGGGCGAGACCTACCGCTTAAGTCTAGAACGATTAGCGCGCGATTTAGGAATCGAAAAGCACGTTATCTTCTATAATCGGTTTGTAGATATTGATGAGCTAAAAGAGTTCCTAGGCGCTGCGGACATCTATATCACACCCTATCTAAATCCGGCTCAAATTACGTCGGGGACGCTCTCCTACGCTTTTGGTTGTGGCAAGGCGGTTATCTCCACCCCTTATTGGCACGCAGAGGAGCTGTTGGCGGAGGGACGAGGGGTTCTTGTTCCCTTTGCCGACTCCGAGGCCATTGCGCGCGAGGTAATTGGGCTTTTGCAAGATCCCACGCGGCGTCACGCCATGCGGAAACGAGCGTATATGTTGGGGCGAGAGATGGTTTGGAGCCATGTCGCTCACATGTATGTGGAATCGTTTGAGAAAGCGCGGCGGAGTCGCTGGGACAGCTCGCATCGTCCTTTGGTGATAAAGACGTTGGAGCAGAAGCCGCGCGAGTTGCCTACGCTTCGGCTCGACCACTTACGTCGCTTAACCGATTCGACAGGTCTCTTACAGCATGCCACCTATGCATTGCCCAACTATGCGGAGGGCTACTGTTCGGATGACAATGCCCGTGCCCTTCTATTGACCATCAATCTCGAAGGCATCGGGCACGAGATTCGCGAAGCGCAGCGTCTCGGCGTTATCTATGCAGCCTTCTTGAACAACGCCTTCGATAGAAAAACGGGTCGCTTCCGTAATTTCATGGGATACGACCGGCAGTGGTTAGAAGAGACCGGTTCGGATGATTGCCAAGGGCGTGTGATATGGGCGCTTGGAGCTTGCGTGGGGCGTTCGCGGGATAATGGGCTGCGGATGTGGGCAGCCGGCCTATTAGAAAGAGCGCTTACCACCATTCTCGATACCACCTCCCCGCGAGGTTGGGCCTTTGCATTGGTGGGAATTCATGAGTATTTTAGGCAATTAAGTGGCGACCGTCTTGTCAATCAGGTGCGAGAGACGCTCACCCAAAGGCTTATCGCACTGTATGACAACACCGCCTCTGAAGATTGGCCTTGGTTTGAGCCGGTGGTCTCTTATGATAATGCCAAGCTACCCCACGCGCTGATCCTGAGCGGGCGGTGGGGGGATAACCCACGCGCTTTTGACATTGGTTTAAGAACGCTGCGATGGCTTGCAGAGCTTCAGACCGCGGAGGCTGGGCACTTTCGACCGATTGGTTCGAACGGGTTCTATCCGCGCGGAGGGGAGTGCGCTCGTTTCGACCAGCAGCCTATTGAAGCCTACAGCATGCTCTCCGCCTGTTTAGAGGCCTATCGCTCGACCAACGATGAGTATTGGTTGCAGAAAGCGCGGGCAGCGCTCGACTGGTTTTTGGGGAGGAACGACTTAGGCATGGAGCTTGTGGATTACCGTACGGGTGGATGTCGAGATGGTCTGCACGTCGATCGGGTTAACCAGAACCAAGGTGCCGAATCCACCCTCGCGTTCCTGCTGTCGCTTACCGAAATGAAACTACAGGAGAATCTGTTAGGTGACCTACTGCCCATGGATAAAGACCTCCCTGAGTGGCAGCCAAGTGGACCAAGCGGACGCTAG
- a CDS encoding glycoside hydrolase family 130 protein: MRVQRIGPILKPDSSRVLFRAFNPMGDRQDLHVVARIMALPEQEVYRLLEQVMKEFQDRHYKLRSFFLKRFEEVRPLLLTDAPLSEERRLLIGAYFTHEYALEAAALFNPSIVWHPDQSGLPEGVRRFVLSLRATGEGHISSITFREGTIDADNHIVLEKPTRYVSTPEIVPNPTYDRNLFERKLYELDLWDDFAAEVLACLNEQFTLEELKEALQFVEKQRRGRYRGEDQVARGILALAQANYEVFFSPDEPLSERVLFPTSPTEVNGMEDARFVQFHEDDGRVIYYATYTAYDGKVVFPQILETEDFLHFRISTLNGPEVQNKGMALFPRRIHGRYAMLSRQDNENLYIMFSDMLHFWYTKQPLLKPTYPWEYVQVGNCGSPIETEAGWLVLSHGVGPMRKYSIGAFLLDREDPTKVIGRLKEPLLMPNADEREGYVPNVVYSCGGVLHNGYLILPYAMSDYASRFAIVPLEDILEAMVWV; encoded by the coding sequence TTGCGCGTTCAACGCATAGGGCCTATTTTAAAGCCGGATAGCTCGCGTGTGCTCTTTAGGGCTTTCAACCCTATGGGAGATCGTCAAGACCTACACGTTGTCGCCCGCATCATGGCTTTACCGGAACAAGAGGTCTATAGGCTGCTTGAGCAGGTAATGAAGGAGTTTCAAGATAGGCACTACAAGCTGCGAAGCTTCTTCCTAAAGCGTTTCGAGGAGGTACGCCCTCTGTTGCTGACCGACGCTCCGCTGAGTGAGGAGCGCCGGTTGCTGATAGGTGCCTATTTCACCCATGAATATGCTTTAGAGGCCGCCGCCCTGTTTAACCCTTCCATCGTATGGCATCCCGATCAAAGCGGACTGCCGGAGGGCGTGCGTCGTTTTGTATTAAGTTTGCGGGCTACAGGAGAGGGGCATATCTCTTCCATCACTTTTCGGGAAGGAACCATAGATGCCGACAACCATATCGTCCTCGAAAAGCCTACCCGCTACGTGTCTACGCCAGAGATCGTCCCTAACCCGACGTACGATCGGAACCTGTTTGAGCGGAAGTTATATGAACTCGATCTGTGGGACGACTTCGCTGCGGAGGTTTTAGCCTGTCTGAACGAACAGTTCACTTTGGAGGAGTTAAAGGAGGCGCTGCAGTTTGTAGAAAAACAGCGTCGGGGGCGATACCGTGGTGAAGATCAGGTGGCGCGAGGCATTCTGGCGCTTGCACAGGCCAACTATGAGGTCTTCTTCTCTCCAGACGAGCCGCTCTCGGAGCGCGTTCTGTTCCCGACCTCCCCTACAGAGGTCAATGGGATGGAGGACGCCCGATTTGTGCAGTTTCATGAGGACGATGGTCGCGTCATCTACTATGCCACCTATACCGCCTACGACGGCAAGGTGGTTTTTCCGCAGATCTTGGAGACCGAGGACTTCTTACATTTCCGGATCAGTACGTTGAACGGACCCGAAGTTCAAAACAAAGGAATGGCTCTCTTTCCACGGCGCATTCATGGTCGCTACGCCATGCTATCGCGGCAGGACAATGAGAATCTCTACATTATGTTTTCCGACATGTTGCATTTCTGGTACACCAAGCAACCCCTGCTAAAGCCGACTTATCCTTGGGAGTATGTTCAGGTTGGCAACTGCGGCTCGCCCATAGAGACCGAGGCGGGCTGGCTTGTTTTGAGCCATGGGGTAGGGCCGATGCGCAAGTACTCGATAGGGGCTTTCTTGTTAGATAGGGAAGATCCCACCAAAGTGATCGGGCGCCTTAAAGAGCCCTTGCTGATGCCAAATGCCGATGAGCGAGAGGGTTATGTGCCGAATGTGGTCTACAGCTGTGGGGGCGTTCTTCACAACGGCTATCTTATTTTGCCTTACGCGATGTCAGACTACGCCAGTCGTTTCGCCATCGTGCCTTTGGAAGACATTCTTGAAGCAATGGTATGGGTTTAG
- the groL gene encoding chaperonin GroEL (60 kDa chaperone family; promotes refolding of misfolded polypeptides especially under stressful conditions; forms two stacked rings of heptamers to form a barrel-shaped 14mer; ends can be capped by GroES; misfolded proteins enter the barrel where they are refolded when GroES binds): MAAKILLFDEEARRALERGVNALADAVKVTLGPRGRNVVLEKKYGSPNIINDGVTIAKEIELENPFENMGAQLAREVASKTNDVAGDGTTTATVLAQAMVKEGLKAVAAGAKPLQVKKGIDKAVEAVVEHIRKEATPIQGRSAIQQVATISANDPEIGEILAEAIEKVTTDGVITVEESKGTSTQLEVVEGMQFDKGYISPYFVTDPERMEAVLEEPYILLYEKKISAVADIIPVMELVARAGRPLVVIAEDVDGEALATLVVNKIRGNVNSVAIKAPGFGDRRKAMMEDIAILTGGKFITEDLGMKLENITADLLGRAKRVVVTKEETTIVGGAGSQEAIKGRIALIKRQIEETESDYDREKLQERLAKLSGGVAVIQVGAATETEMKEKKARVEDAIHATRAAVEEGIVPGGGVALLNAAPALDGLKLEGDEEIGLNIVRRALEEPLRQIAENAGLEGSVVVEKVRSLPKGHGFNARTGEYEDMVKAGVVDPAKVVRSALQNAASIAGLILTTECLVTEKKEEKEKTSTPGA; the protein is encoded by the coding sequence ATGGCAGCAAAGATATTGCTTTTCGATGAAGAGGCGCGTCGCGCCCTTGAGCGCGGCGTTAATGCACTTGCCGACGCCGTGAAAGTGACTCTCGGCCCTCGTGGCCGCAACGTGGTTCTGGAAAAGAAGTACGGCAGCCCCAACATCATTAACGATGGCGTGACCATCGCCAAGGAGATCGAGCTAGAGAACCCCTTCGAAAACATGGGGGCTCAGCTGGCTCGCGAAGTGGCTAGCAAAACGAACGATGTGGCCGGCGATGGCACCACCACAGCAACCGTGCTCGCCCAAGCGATGGTGAAAGAGGGCCTTAAGGCCGTTGCCGCCGGCGCAAAACCGTTGCAGGTGAAAAAGGGCATAGACAAGGCCGTCGAAGCCGTCGTGGAGCATATCCGTAAAGAGGCTACCCCCATCCAGGGCCGCTCCGCTATCCAACAGGTGGCCACTATCTCCGCAAACGACCCGGAGATCGGGGAGATACTGGCCGAAGCCATCGAAAAGGTCACAACCGATGGCGTCATCACCGTGGAAGAGAGCAAGGGCACCAGCACCCAACTCGAAGTGGTAGAGGGAATGCAGTTCGACAAGGGCTATATCTCGCCCTACTTCGTTACCGACCCCGAGCGCATGGAGGCGGTGCTCGAAGAGCCTTACATTCTGCTCTATGAGAAAAAGATCAGCGCGGTGGCCGATATCATTCCTGTGATGGAGCTTGTAGCTCGCGCTGGACGCCCGCTGGTGGTCATCGCTGAAGATGTAGACGGCGAAGCCCTTGCCACCCTCGTTGTCAACAAGATTCGCGGCAATGTGAACAGCGTGGCCATTAAAGCCCCAGGCTTCGGCGATCGCCGCAAGGCCATGATGGAGGATATCGCCATCCTCACGGGCGGGAAGTTCATTACTGAAGACCTCGGCATGAAGCTCGAAAATATTACGGCCGACCTACTTGGCCGCGCCAAACGCGTGGTGGTGACCAAAGAGGAGACCACCATTGTCGGCGGAGCCGGTTCGCAGGAGGCCATTAAAGGCCGCATCGCGCTCATTAAACGCCAGATCGAGGAGACCGAGAGCGACTACGACCGCGAGAAACTTCAAGAGCGTCTCGCCAAGCTCTCCGGAGGCGTGGCCGTTATTCAGGTGGGCGCGGCCACTGAAACGGAGATGAAAGAGAAGAAAGCTCGCGTGGAGGATGCCATCCATGCGACGCGCGCGGCCGTGGAAGAGGGCATCGTGCCCGGAGGTGGCGTGGCTCTGCTGAACGCCGCTCCCGCTCTTGATGGCCTTAAGCTGGAGGGAGACGAGGAGATCGGCCTCAACATCGTGCGCCGTGCCCTTGAAGAGCCGCTTCGCCAAATCGCCGAAAATGCCGGGCTTGAGGGCAGTGTGGTGGTAGAAAAGGTCCGGTCATTGCCCAAAGGCCATGGCTTCAATGCCAGAACCGGTGAGTATGAGGACATGGTGAAGGCTGGGGTGGTAGACCCTGCGAAAGTGGTGCGCTCCGCACTGCAAAACGCAGCCTCCATAGCGGGTCTCATTCTCACCACCGAGTGCCTCGTCACCGAAAAGAAAGAGGAGAAGGAGAAGACTTCCACACCTGGCGCGTAA
- the groES gene encoding co-chaperone GroES has protein sequence MPTLKPINDRIIARPVTPEEKTAGGIILPDTAKEKPQEAEVVAVGPGKTLDNGKVVKMEVKPGDRIIYAKYAGTEVKIGEDEYVILRQDDVLAVRE, from the coding sequence ATGCCAACGTTGAAACCGATCAACGATCGCATTATCGCCCGACCTGTTACCCCAGAAGAGAAGACGGCAGGGGGAATCATTTTGCCTGATACCGCCAAAGAGAAACCACAGGAGGCGGAAGTGGTGGCCGTTGGCCCCGGAAAGACGCTTGACAACGGCAAAGTCGTAAAGATGGAGGTGAAACCCGGCGACCGCATTATCTACGCCAAATATGCCGGAACGGAAGTGAAGATCGGTGAAGATGAATACGTGATCCTGCGCCAGGACGATGTTCTGGCAGTAAGAGAATAG